A region of Deinococcus rubellus DNA encodes the following proteins:
- a CDS encoding TetR/AcrR family transcriptional regulator: MARPRTISDQQIVDAAREVFLEQGFSATTAEIARRAGVSEGTLFKRFSTKEDLFAETVGLSEGRGWHKEITSLVGQGDLCANLKRLAWLIVRMARVILPPLMVMWSRGHAPGSKPRPDHDPVSDDIAAIAAYLRAEVALGRLREVDCEVVADALIGSLTNHVHRELMLGPSVDTERYVEHLLDAWWTGLAPPPPGSETAPALPSPPKVS; the protein is encoded by the coding sequence ATGGCCCGACCACGTACCATCAGCGATCAGCAGATCGTGGACGCGGCCCGCGAAGTCTTTCTGGAGCAGGGCTTTTCGGCCACCACCGCCGAGATCGCCCGCCGCGCCGGGGTCTCGGAGGGCACCTTATTCAAACGCTTCTCGACCAAGGAGGATCTGTTCGCCGAAACCGTCGGTCTAAGTGAGGGACGCGGCTGGCACAAGGAAATCACCAGCCTGGTCGGTCAGGGCGATCTGTGCGCCAACCTCAAGCGCCTGGCCTGGCTGATCGTCCGGATGGCGCGGGTCATCTTGCCGCCGCTAATGGTGATGTGGTCGCGCGGCCACGCCCCCGGCAGCAAGCCCAGACCGGACCATGACCCGGTGAGCGACGATATCGCCGCCATTGCCGCTTACCTGCGCGCCGAGGTGGCGCTGGGACGGCTGCGCGAGGTGGACTGCGAGGTGGTGGCCGACGCCCTGATCGGCTCGCTGACCAACCACGTTCACCGCGAGCTGATGCTGGGGCCGAGCGTCGACACCGAGCGCTATGTAGAACACCTCCTCGATGCCTGGTGGACCGGCCTGGCCCCACCCCCTCCGGGCAGCGAGACCGCCCCAGCCCTACCGTCTCCCCCTAAAGTGAGTTGA
- the deoD gene encoding purine-nucleoside phosphorylase: MSLHMNAAENQIAPTVLLPGDPRRAQHIAQTFFTDPVQHNDVRGMLGFTGSYKGKPVSVQGTGMGMASAGIYIYELINDYGCQTLVRVGTCGSYREDVQVRDLILAQAACTDSNINNIRFGAKNFAPIADFGLLLRAYQVAQARGLRAHVGNIMSSDTFYHDDFDQYKIWAEFGVLGVEMEAAQLYTLAAKFGVRALTVLTVSDHLITHEETTAEERQTSFNGMIEVALDAALETA; encoded by the coding sequence ATGAGTCTTCACATGAACGCCGCCGAAAATCAGATTGCCCCCACCGTGCTGCTGCCCGGCGACCCCAGACGCGCCCAGCACATCGCCCAGACCTTTTTCACCGACCCCGTGCAGCACAACGACGTGCGCGGCATGCTGGGCTTCACCGGCAGTTACAAGGGCAAGCCGGTTTCGGTGCAGGGGACTGGGATGGGGATGGCCAGCGCAGGCATCTATATTTACGAGCTGATCAACGATTACGGCTGCCAGACGCTGGTAAGGGTCGGCACCTGCGGCAGCTACCGCGAGGACGTGCAGGTGCGCGACCTGATTCTGGCGCAGGCCGCCTGCACCGATTCCAACATCAACAACATCCGCTTCGGGGCCAAGAACTTCGCGCCGATCGCTGATTTCGGGCTGCTGCTGCGGGCTTACCAGGTGGCCCAGGCACGCGGCCTGCGGGCGCACGTGGGCAACATCATGAGCAGCGACACCTTCTACCACGACGATTTCGACCAGTACAAGATCTGGGCCGAGTTCGGGGTGCTGGGCGTGGAGATGGAAGCCGCGCAACTCTATACCCTGGCCGCCAAGTTCGGTGTCCGGGCGCTCACCGTGCTGACGGTGTCCGACCACCTGATCACCCACGAGGAAACCACCGCCGAGGAGCGCCAGACCAGCTTCAACGGCATGATCGAGGTGGCCCTCGACGCGGCGCTCGAAACGGCCTAG
- a CDS encoding efflux RND transporter periplasmic adaptor subunit → MKAVHPPSPALAALLGLALLLGACNKPAADKAGAGSPASSASTTTTSGQNNLDAAPPKSSALDVSVIQPKQGGLTVSRTASATVTAVQDSQVAALASGAVTRVLATAGQSVKAGQIVVQLDPSAIQQALDNAQIQLKNAQINLDQTRRNTGQSTGQLQSAITAAQANADKAQQDAQSSRKLYALGGISQADLTASEATLAQTQSALSLAKNNLTQNGQSGGSSLALLQNQVQSAQVAVRQAQENLAKASVRAPFSGTVASISAKLGEYVNTGTAVFRLVDGSSLTADFNVAPGDAAALGAGSKLNFDYGGKTYLAVIKEGDRVTGSDRLVPLTTRLYGASASNLPVGGVGQMRYRVTLASGTLLPSGAIQNDGGDNAVYLAEGSTAVRRTVQILAESQGQTAVSGVPAGARVIYPVPPSLQGGASIKVGE, encoded by the coding sequence ATGAAGGCCGTCCACCCACCCTCACCGGCGCTGGCGGCGCTGCTGGGTCTGGCACTGCTGCTGGGCGCATGCAACAAACCCGCCGCAGACAAGGCGGGAGCGGGCAGCCCGGCCAGCAGCGCCAGCACCACGACCACCTCCGGCCAGAACAATCTCGACGCCGCCCCGCCCAAGAGCAGCGCCCTGGATGTCAGCGTCATCCAGCCCAAGCAGGGTGGCCTGACGGTCAGCCGCACTGCCAGCGCCACCGTCACAGCGGTTCAGGACAGCCAGGTGGCCGCACTCGCCAGCGGCGCGGTGACGCGGGTGCTGGCGACGGCGGGTCAGAGCGTGAAGGCCGGGCAGATCGTGGTGCAGCTCGACCCCTCAGCGATTCAACAGGCACTCGACAACGCCCAGATTCAGCTTAAAAACGCCCAGATCAACCTCGATCAGACGCGGCGCAACACCGGCCAGAGCACCGGGCAATTGCAGTCGGCCATCACGGCGGCCCAGGCCAACGCCGACAAGGCGCAGCAAGACGCCCAGTCCAGCCGCAAGCTGTACGCGCTGGGCGGCATCAGCCAGGCCGACCTGACCGCCAGCGAGGCGACCCTGGCCCAGACCCAGTCGGCGCTCTCGCTGGCGAAAAATAACCTGACCCAGAACGGCCAGAGCGGCGGCAGCAGCCTGGCCCTGCTGCAAAACCAGGTGCAGAGTGCCCAGGTGGCGGTGCGGCAGGCCCAGGAAAATCTGGCCAAGGCCAGCGTCCGCGCTCCCTTTTCCGGCACGGTGGCCTCCATCAGCGCCAAGCTGGGCGAGTACGTCAACACCGGCACCGCCGTGTTCCGGCTGGTGGACGGCAGCAGCCTGACCGCCGACTTCAACGTCGCGCCGGGCGACGCCGCCGCGCTGGGAGCGGGCAGCAAACTCAATTTCGATTACGGCGGCAAGACGTACCTGGCCGTCATCAAGGAGGGAGACCGGGTGACCGGCAGTGACCGGCTGGTGCCGCTGACCACCCGGCTTTACGGAGCCAGCGCCAGCAACCTGCCGGTGGGCGGCGTGGGACAGATGCGCTACCGGGTCACTCTCGCGTCCGGCACCCTGCTGCCCAGCGGCGCGATCCAGAACGACGGCGGCGACAACGCGGTGTATCTGGCCGAGGGCAGCACGGCGGTACGGCGAACCGTTCAGATTCTGGCCGAGTCACAGGGGCAGACCGCCGTCAGCGGCGTTCCGGCGGGCGCGAGAGTGATCTATCCGGTGCCGCCGAGCCTCCAGGGCGGCGCGAGCATCAAGGTCGGTGAATAA
- a CDS encoding metallophosphoesterase family protein: MRAAVFGDIHGNLPALEAVLADVRRHAPDLLICLGDVAMTGPFPAECLHLVASLNGPVVMGNADAELLRPWPTFKPRGLPDERAIYELDAWSHAAVGELERGLVRTYQPTVDILPGVLAFHGSPESCTEVLNAETPEVRLSELRAEFGPAPRWIGGHTHRPLLRTLEGWHLLNPGSVGLPFELRNGVYLNVARAEYLLLDLLPGKGLGGGQVQFRQVPYPARLIQDGLRAARVPDAERWASDWVDA; encoded by the coding sequence ATGCGCGCCGCCGTCTTCGGAGATATTCACGGCAACCTGCCTGCCCTGGAAGCAGTCCTGGCCGATGTGCGGCGGCACGCGCCCGATCTGCTGATCTGTCTGGGCGACGTGGCCATGACCGGTCCTTTTCCCGCCGAGTGTCTGCACTTGGTTGCCTCGCTCAACGGTCCGGTGGTGATGGGCAACGCCGATGCGGAGCTGCTCCGGCCCTGGCCCACCTTCAAGCCGCGCGGCCTGCCCGACGAGCGCGCCATCTACGAACTGGACGCCTGGAGCCACGCGGCGGTGGGGGAGCTGGAGCGCGGGCTGGTGCGGACCTACCAGCCGACGGTGGATATCTTGCCGGGCGTGCTGGCCTTTCACGGCAGCCCTGAGAGCTGCACCGAGGTCCTGAACGCTGAGACGCCTGAGGTACGTCTGAGCGAATTGCGCGCCGAATTCGGCCCGGCTCCCCGGTGGATCGGCGGCCATACCCACCGCCCGCTGCTGCGGACGCTCGAAGGTTGGCACCTGCTCAATCCCGGCTCGGTGGGCCTGCCGTTCGAACTCAGAAACGGCGTCTACCTGAATGTGGCCCGCGCCGAGTACCTGCTGCTCGACCTGCTGCCGGGCAAAGGGCTGGGCGGCGGGCAGGTGCAGTTCCGGCAGGTGCCGTATCCGGCCAGACTCATTCAGGACGGGTTGCGGGCGGCCCGCGTGCCGGACGCTGAGCGCTGGGCTTCGGATTGGGTGGACGCCTGA
- a CDS encoding TolC family protein — MNFLPRPRSSRTAALTAWLLCAALTPALAQTTAPPDPAPITAPAPPTALSNAVLTFADVQRAIRGSAGWRSAEEQYKAAQYALDSARARVGLDLTLGGSVSAGKSPVDSGDWQAVSTLTGQVSAAVLPWGSAFDGVRSAERALGRAALDLQDSRQTLLLGAAQSYLSAQLAAEQETLNAAQAALASQQLGVAQDQRQNNLISVEDLLTRQGNLESAQASAVNAQAAREIGERQLLSDAGLDVGLAARLILPSVPSIPGAPAPLADLLASALGQRSEIQKAASQLTDARASLTSAQRERLPDLSASVNYGQLSLTGSGGRSVGGSLNVKTGVAAATFSLPTSTGSTPIPTSLSLGLTGSFDVLGGAANAAIASAQSSVRSAELALESARSSVELGVRRAYNDALNTRRLLDVQRTALTRAQMVLTSAQARLTAGLGTALDVNVAQVGVQNAQFGVDQALNAAYLAQVQLAKASAQFDPALLLVSISPDSSTPTSK; from the coding sequence TTGAATTTTCTCCCACGCCCAAGAAGTTCCCGCACAGCGGCGCTGACCGCCTGGCTGCTGTGCGCGGCTCTGACACCCGCACTGGCCCAGACCACGGCACCGCCCGACCCCGCGCCCATCACCGCGCCCGCGCCGCCCACTGCCCTGAGCAATGCGGTGCTGACCTTTGCCGACGTGCAGCGGGCCATTCGCGGCTCGGCAGGCTGGCGCAGCGCCGAGGAACAGTACAAGGCCGCGCAGTACGCGCTCGACTCGGCCCGCGCCCGCGTCGGACTTGACCTGACACTGGGCGGCAGCGTGAGCGCAGGCAAGTCGCCCGTGGACAGCGGCGACTGGCAGGCAGTGAGCACCCTCACGGGCCAGGTCAGCGCCGCCGTCTTGCCGTGGGGCAGCGCATTCGACGGTGTTCGCAGCGCCGAGCGGGCGCTTGGCCGGGCGGCACTCGACTTGCAAGACAGCCGCCAGACGCTGCTGCTGGGAGCCGCCCAGAGTTACCTGTCGGCCCAGCTCGCTGCCGAGCAGGAAACCCTGAATGCCGCCCAGGCCGCGCTCGCCAGCCAGCAGCTCGGCGTGGCCCAGGATCAGCGCCAGAACAACCTGATCAGCGTCGAGGACCTGCTGACCCGCCAGGGCAACCTGGAAAGTGCCCAGGCCAGCGCCGTGAATGCCCAGGCCGCCCGCGAAATTGGCGAGCGCCAGCTGCTCAGCGACGCAGGGCTGGACGTGGGCCTGGCGGCGCGGCTGATCTTGCCGAGTGTGCCGAGCATTCCGGGCGCGCCCGCGCCGCTGGCCGATCTGCTGGCCAGTGCGCTGGGCCAGCGCAGCGAGATTCAGAAAGCCGCCTCGCAGCTCACCGACGCCCGCGCCTCCCTGACCAGCGCCCAGCGCGAACGCCTCCCCGACCTCTCGGCCAGCGTCAATTACGGCCAACTGAGCCTGACCGGCAGCGGCGGGCGCAGCGTCGGCGGCAGCCTGAACGTCAAGACCGGAGTGGCCGCCGCCACCTTCAGCTTGCCGACCAGCACCGGCAGCACGCCGATTCCCACCTCGCTCTCGCTGGGCCTCACCGGCAGCTTCGACGTGCTGGGCGGCGCGGCCAACGCGGCCATCGCCAGCGCCCAGAGCAGCGTGAGAAGTGCTGAACTGGCCCTGGAGAGTGCGCGCAGCAGCGTGGAACTCGGCGTGCGCCGCGCTTACAACGACGCCCTCAACACCCGCCGCCTGCTGGACGTGCAGCGCACCGCCCTCACACGGGCACAGATGGTGCTGACCTCGGCCCAGGCCCGTCTGACGGCGGGACTCGGCACGGCGCTGGACGTGAATGTCGCCCAGGTGGGCGTGCAGAATGCCCAGTTCGGGGTCGATCAGGCGCTCAACGCCGCGTACCTGGCCCAGGTGCAGCTCGCCAAGGCCAGCGCCCAGTTCGACCCGGCCCTGCTGCTCGTGTCCATCAGTCCCGATTCCAGCACCCCCACTTCCAAATAA
- a CDS encoding TolC family protein codes for MTTPSRTAHHSAARPFTLNALALLATLSLAAQASAQTSTALSLPDAVTRALASGPDTTTSRANLQKAQANDKAVRADPTSIITDQVSAQQGLASAQVNLSNTKLTVMQTVVTQYLAIYEAEQRTDLNTAQVNYYSRSLQIAQARLAAKVATQLDVTKAQNSLSSNQQELADAKAQRPIAAAQLAKTLGLGQTAINVKAPPAPPQLSAALASLQAGLDGRLPTLVQAANTVQSAQLQVKVSDNDYTPARTLQDAQTALSNAQRDLDSGRKAALTSLNDAYRAAQNAREQVGISAASLAAQQTTLNQAQAKLKAGTAAAVDVQNAQVQLLSAQFALAQAQDNFWKALAALSVAAGKDVTGLAQ; via the coding sequence ATGACCACCCCCAGCCGCACTGCCCACCATTCTGCCGCCCGACCTTTTACCCTCAATGCGCTGGCCCTGCTGGCGACCCTCAGCCTGGCGGCCCAGGCCAGCGCCCAGACCAGCACGGCCCTGAGTCTGCCTGACGCCGTGACCCGTGCCCTGGCCAGCGGCCCCGACACCACCACCAGCCGCGCCAACCTGCAAAAAGCCCAGGCCAACGACAAGGCGGTGCGCGCCGATCCCACCAGCATCATCACCGATCAGGTCAGTGCCCAGCAGGGGCTGGCAAGCGCCCAGGTAAATTTAAGCAACACCAAGCTGACGGTGATGCAGACGGTCGTGACGCAGTACCTGGCCATCTACGAGGCCGAGCAGCGCACAGACCTCAATACCGCCCAGGTCAACTACTACAGTCGCAGCCTGCAAATTGCCCAGGCCCGACTGGCGGCCAAAGTCGCCACCCAGCTCGACGTGACCAAGGCCCAGAACAGCCTCAGCAGCAACCAGCAGGAACTCGCCGACGCCAAGGCGCAGCGCCCGATCGCCGCCGCCCAGCTCGCCAAAACACTGGGCCTGGGCCAGACGGCCATCAACGTCAAGGCCCCGCCCGCGCCGCCGCAACTCAGCGCTGCACTGGCCTCACTGCAAGCCGGACTCGATGGCCGCCTGCCGACACTGGTGCAGGCCGCCAACACCGTGCAGTCGGCGCAACTTCAGGTCAAGGTCTCGGACAACGACTACACTCCGGCCCGCACCCTGCAAGACGCCCAGACAGCGCTCAGTAACGCCCAGCGTGACCTCGACAGTGGCCGCAAGGCCGCACTGACCAGCCTCAATGACGCTTACCGCGCCGCCCAGAATGCCCGCGAGCAGGTCGGTATCAGCGCGGCCAGCCTCGCCGCCCAGCAGACCACGCTAAACCAGGCGCAGGCCAAGCTCAAAGCCGGAACCGCTGCCGCCGTCGACGTGCAAAACGCCCAGGTGCAGCTCCTCTCGGCGCAGTTCGCGCTGGCCCAGGCCCAGGACAACTTTTGGAAGGCCCTGGCCGCCCTCTCGGTGGCCGCCGGAAAAGACGTGACGGGACTGGCCCAATAA
- the ispH gene encoding 4-hydroxy-3-methylbut-2-enyl diphosphate reductase, with the protein MADSSTVQHLILAKPRGFCAGVVMAIGAVEKAAQSESGPLTVYHSIVHNHTVVERLEQGHGVRFVEDLDILEALPAGSQTLVFSAHGVSPQVRQRARELGLSTIDATCPLVTKVHTEAKKYAREGYTILLIGDSARHQEVIGTLGEAPGSTIIVGVLGKTGPGLHDPHTVEVPDPEKLVVLTQTTLSVDDTRRTVEILKARFPALVIPPSEDLCYATKNRQDEVRRIAPQVDAFLVLTSTHSSNGMRLLELAASLCPRAYRLDTAADLDALDLSGVQTIGISSAASTPDDLVQAVVEVFRARNPALQVTEQGEWENILFREPKKVGPQEELLRSQR; encoded by the coding sequence ATGGCTGACTCCAGCACCGTACAACACCTGATTCTCGCCAAGCCCAGGGGCTTTTGCGCGGGCGTCGTGATGGCGATAGGGGCCGTCGAGAAAGCGGCCCAGAGCGAGAGCGGACCGCTGACGGTCTACCACAGCATCGTCCACAACCACACCGTCGTCGAGCGGCTGGAGCAGGGCCACGGCGTCCGCTTCGTCGAGGATCTGGACATTCTGGAGGCGTTGCCAGCGGGCAGCCAGACACTGGTGTTCTCGGCGCACGGCGTCTCGCCGCAAGTGAGGCAGCGCGCCCGCGAGCTGGGCCTGTCCACCATCGACGCCACCTGTCCGCTCGTCACCAAAGTGCATACCGAGGCAAAGAAGTACGCCCGCGAGGGCTACACCATCCTCTTGATCGGCGACAGCGCCCGCCACCAGGAAGTCATCGGCACGCTGGGCGAAGCGCCCGGCAGCACCATCATCGTGGGCGTGCTGGGCAAGACCGGGCCGGGGCTACACGATCCGCACACCGTCGAGGTGCCGGACCCCGAGAAGTTGGTGGTCCTGACCCAGACGACCCTTAGCGTGGACGACACCCGCCGCACGGTGGAGATTCTCAAGGCCCGGTTCCCGGCGCTGGTCATTCCGCCGAGCGAGGACCTGTGTTACGCCACCAAGAACCGCCAGGACGAGGTGCGGCGCATCGCTCCGCAGGTAGACGCCTTCCTGGTGCTGACCAGTACCCACAGCAGCAACGGCATGAGACTCCTCGAACTGGCCGCCAGCCTCTGCCCCCGTGCCTACCGCTTGGATACCGCCGCCGACCTCGACGCCCTCGATCTGAGCGGCGTCCAGACCATCGGCATCAGCAGCGCCGCCAGCACCCCCGACGATCTGGTGCAGGCTGTCGTGGAGGTGTTCCGGGCGCGCAATCCGGCACTTCAGGTCACCGAGCAGGGCGAGTGGGAAAACATCCTCTTCCGCGAGCCGAAGAAGGTGGGGCCGCAGGAAGAACTGCTCCGAAGTCAGCGCTGA
- a CDS encoding efflux RND transporter permease subunit yields MADQPKGDDSNLIGRMRARMKGRAEASEQANSETVHSSKVSLNKVGSSQATPSGPHSSEPLPKINPAINFSVTRYVFSIGVFVAVVLLGLLNTTRLGVELLPNFEVPILAVSTGYSGATPDQVDREISRKIEDAVSTISGVSDIRSTSTSGQSAVIITFQDGTNIDSAANSVSQSVAAIRGTLPNDADAPIVQKFDPNAQPILTLALQGGTARAADVATYANDTLVPRLQRVAGVADITVSGGPTRQIQVLIDPSKLQSYNLTPARLTAAIGASALDLPAGSLTQNGNSIGFSTRNTPTSLQGVGRIIVDPQTGLTVSDVATVRDTSAAASSYARFNGQPAVLLGVRKASGTNSVSVADSVRASMESVKLPPGYRLSLSEDSTRTTRATVNDTFKEFLIGIAAVGVVVLLFLGRLNTVFAVVLAIPISISAAPLLYSLFGFTFNLISLLAIIVAIGIVVDDSIVVAENVQRYRDLGYDQLKSVLYGGSEVFSAVTAASFSLLAVLVPLSFMPGILGQFFRQFAIGLIAAIALSWLESLLFLTVRMAYTRDPDPIGWPQFGRLLGRLPEIIKWGFARKTLLSAWGILGLVVYGVVLAVVSRRAGTGPAIFAALLLYPLIIGLVRYVLMALLGLLEAVTSTLHGIVNGAVIRLARAYARSVAWALPRNLLIILLAVAFLFTIAIPIGKVGFAFVPKSDGGILTASLTLPVGTSLDQTNLATRKMEEYLLAQKDVKLVSTSVGSGSSQGTGANGSAITVTLIDKKLRPGIDSLVANYQVGLKKALSGVTLETLSVAAQQNGPGGSSDISLALSAPNQTVLEAKNRDLIRLLGRDSNLSSVTSSLSATRQERNFVPNQAQLVGSGLTTSDLAQALRSYNDGSKAGSLRDGDNSVDIVVKLDPSLLQTEQSLLSQTVYSSVLGANVPLSSLGSFRLQQAPATLNRFNKAYTATININLKKGGPNAFSYQQTIINNATKAGILSGGVGLGNASSFGSAGLTGNLVVYGPAVLVLAVLMTYLVLGSQFNSFRYPLYLLLPVPLAIVGAVWTLFFFKTSLDVITILGMVILLGLATKNSILYLEFVVERMRHLPIKEALIEAAELRFRPIIMTTVTVLVISIPLIFGGGEGAEFRRGLGIVIMGGVITGTLLTFYVVPSVFYRFEKNRQKPREVEVEALPGRIAPATD; encoded by the coding sequence ATGGCGGATCAGCCCAAAGGCGACGACAGCAACTTGATCGGCAGAATGCGCGCCCGGATGAAGGGCCGGGCGGAGGCGAGCGAGCAGGCCAATTCCGAAACGGTCCACTCAAGCAAAGTCAGTTTGAACAAAGTCGGCTCAAGTCAGGCCACGCCCTCCGGCCCGCACTCCTCCGAACCACTGCCCAAGATCAACCCGGCCATCAATTTCAGCGTCACGCGCTACGTCTTCTCCATCGGCGTCTTCGTGGCCGTGGTGCTGCTGGGCTTACTCAATACCACCCGGCTGGGCGTCGAACTGCTGCCCAACTTCGAGGTGCCGATTCTGGCCGTGTCCACCGGCTACAGCGGCGCGACGCCCGATCAGGTGGACCGCGAGATCTCGCGCAAAATCGAGGACGCCGTCAGCACCATCAGCGGCGTTTCGGATATCCGCTCTACCAGCACCAGCGGCCAGAGTGCGGTGATCATCACCTTTCAGGACGGCACCAACATCGACTCGGCGGCCAACAGCGTCTCGCAGTCGGTGGCGGCCATCCGGGGAACTTTGCCCAACGACGCCGACGCCCCCATCGTGCAGAAGTTCGACCCCAACGCCCAGCCGATTCTGACGCTGGCCTTGCAGGGCGGCACGGCGCGGGCCGCCGACGTGGCCACCTACGCCAACGACACCCTGGTGCCCCGGCTCCAGCGCGTCGCGGGCGTGGCCGACATCACCGTGTCGGGTGGGCCGACCCGGCAGATTCAGGTACTGATCGATCCCTCCAAGCTGCAAAGCTACAACCTGACCCCGGCGCGGCTGACGGCAGCCATCGGCGCGTCGGCGCTCGATTTGCCCGCTGGATCGCTGACCCAGAACGGCAACTCCATCGGATTCTCCACCCGCAACACCCCGACCAGCCTGCAAGGCGTGGGCCGCATCATCGTGGACCCGCAGACCGGGCTGACCGTCAGCGACGTGGCGACGGTGCGCGACACCTCGGCGGCAGCCAGCAGCTACGCCCGCTTCAACGGCCAGCCCGCCGTGCTGCTGGGCGTGCGCAAGGCGTCCGGCACCAACTCGGTGTCGGTGGCCGACAGCGTGCGGGCCAGCATGGAAAGCGTCAAGCTGCCGCCGGGCTACCGGCTCTCGCTCTCGGAAGACAGCACCCGCACCACCCGCGCCACCGTCAACGACACCTTCAAGGAATTTTTGATCGGCATCGCGGCAGTGGGCGTGGTCGTGCTGCTGTTCCTGGGGCGGCTCAACACGGTCTTCGCGGTGGTGCTGGCCATTCCCATCTCGATCAGCGCCGCGCCGCTTTTGTACAGCCTGTTCGGCTTTACCTTCAACCTGATTTCCCTCCTGGCCATCATCGTCGCCATCGGCATCGTCGTGGACGACTCCATCGTGGTGGCCGAGAACGTGCAGCGCTACCGCGACCTCGGCTATGACCAGCTCAAATCGGTGCTTTACGGCGGCTCGGAAGTGTTCAGCGCCGTCACAGCAGCCAGCTTCTCGCTGCTGGCCGTGCTGGTGCCGCTGAGCTTCATGCCGGGCATTCTGGGCCAGTTCTTCCGGCAGTTTGCTATCGGACTCATTGCCGCCATTGCACTGAGCTGGCTGGAATCGCTGCTGTTTCTCACCGTCCGCATGGCCTACACCCGCGACCCCGATCCCATCGGCTGGCCGCAGTTTGGCCGCTTGCTGGGAAGATTGCCAGAAATTATTAAATGGGGCTTTGCCCGCAAGACCTTGCTGAGCGCCTGGGGCATCCTGGGACTGGTTGTGTACGGCGTCGTATTGGCCGTCGTTTCGCGCCGCGCGGGCACCGGCCCGGCCATCTTCGCGGCCCTGCTGCTCTACCCGCTGATCATCGGCCTGGTGCGCTACGTGCTGATGGCGCTGCTGGGCCTGCTGGAAGCCGTCACCTCTACTCTGCACGGCATCGTCAACGGCGCGGTCATCCGGCTGGCACGCGCCTACGCCCGCAGCGTGGCCTGGGCACTGCCGCGCAACCTGCTGATCATCCTGCTGGCAGTGGCCTTCCTCTTTACCATCGCCATTCCGATTGGCAAGGTGGGGTTTGCCTTCGTGCCCAAGAGCGACGGCGGCATCCTGACGGCCAGTCTGACCCTGCCGGTGGGCACCAGCCTGGACCAGACCAACCTCGCCACCCGCAAGATGGAAGAGTATCTGCTGGCCCAGAAAGACGTGAAGCTGGTCTCGACCAGCGTGGGCAGCGGCAGCAGTCAGGGCACCGGGGCCAACGGCAGCGCCATCACCGTCACCCTGATTGACAAGAAGCTGCGCCCCGGTATCGATAGTCTGGTCGCCAACTACCAGGTCGGACTCAAGAAAGCACTCTCCGGCGTGACGTTGGAAACGCTCAGCGTGGCCGCCCAGCAAAACGGCCCCGGCGGCTCCTCGGACATCAGTCTGGCCCTCAGCGCTCCCAACCAGACAGTGCTGGAAGCCAAGAACCGCGACCTGATCCGCCTGCTCGGCAGGGACAGCAACCTCAGCAGCGTGACCAGCAGCCTGAGCGCCACCCGCCAAGAGCGCAACTTCGTGCCGAACCAGGCGCAGCTCGTCGGCTCCGGCCTGACGACTTCCGATCTGGCCCAGGCCCTGAGAAGCTACAACGACGGCAGCAAGGCGGGCAGCCTGCGCGACGGTGACAACAGCGTGGATATCGTGGTCAAGCTCGATCCGAGCCTGCTGCAAACCGAGCAGTCGTTGCTCTCGCAGACGGTCTATTCCTCAGTACTGGGGGCCAACGTGCCGCTCTCCAGCCTCGGCAGCTTCCGCCTCCAGCAAGCGCCCGCGACCCTCAACCGCTTCAACAAGGCGTACACCGCCACCATCAACATCAACCTGAAGAAGGGCGGCCCCAATGCCTTCTCGTACCAGCAGACCATCATCAACAACGCCACCAAGGCGGGCATTCTGAGCGGCGGGGTGGGCCTGGGCAATGCTTCATCTTTCGGCTCAGCGGGCCTGACTGGCAACCTGGTCGTCTACGGCCCCGCCGTGCTGGTGCTGGCCGTACTGATGACGTACCTGGTGCTGGGCAGCCAGTTCAACTCGTTTCGCTACCCGCTGTACCTGCTGCTGCCGGTGCCGCTGGCGATTGTCGGCGCAGTCTGGACATTGTTCTTCTTCAAGACCTCGCTGGACGTGATCACGATTCTGGGCATGGTGATCCTGCTGGGCCTGGCCACCAAAAACTCGATTCTGTATCTGGAATTCGTGGTGGAACGCATGCGCCACCTGCCGATCAAGGAAGCGCTGATCGAAGCTGCCGAGCTGCGCTTCCGGCCCATCATCATGACCACTGTGACGGTGCTGGTCATCAGCATTCCGCTGATCTTCGGCGGCGGTGAGGGTGCGGAGTTCCGGCGTGGGCTGGGCATCGTGATCATGGGCGGCGTGATTACCGGCACATTGCTGACCTTCTACGTGGTGCCGAGCGTGTTCTACC